Part of the Vibrio sp. SS-MA-C1-2 genome, CAAAGAGAGGATCATCGAGATAACGATAATAATCTGCCAAGTTGCCGGTATCGCAGCAGAAACTAAAAACTGTGCATAATCGGTACTGCTATTGTAGAGCGCAGAGATCTGGCTTTGTACTGGAACCGCCTTTGCAAACGCCAACGGGATGGCACTTTCACCTAATGCCAGATTCTTTAATACCCCAACACCCGCATCAAACGTGCCATGAGCGGTCTGAAGTGCTGAATTAACCAACTTCCCCATCAAGATAAACTGACTGTTATAAAAGCCCGTCACTTCAGGAGAGAGCCCTTCTAACGCCTCTTTTTCCATTTGAAAGGGTAAAACAACCAGACCATAAATCTGACTATTACGCATTGCATCAACCCCTTCTTTGACAGAAGAGAAGCTTTGCGTCACCTCCAAAGTTGGGCTCATATCATATTGACGCGTTAAGGCTCGAGATAATTCACTATGATCGAGATCGACCACACCAATAGGTAAATCTCGCGCAAAGCTGGCTTGAAATATCGCCGCTATCAAAACAAAAAGCAGAATAGGCGTAATCGATACCGTAGTCAGTAACCACTTATCATACCAGATAAGCGACCACTCTTTTTTCCATCGTTGAGTTAATGATCTAGCCATTAATCAACCAGAACACTCATACCGACACGTAAACCTGCAATCGGTTGTACAGGGTCAGCTTCAATCTGAAAAGTTCGCATATCGAAGCCTTTTCTGGTATCCGTTGCGCGCCATGTCGCAAAATCGCCCATTACCGCAACATGTCTCACTGTAAATTGATGGCTCTTTTCGCCTAAAGCGGGGATTTTGGCGCTAAAAGTCATCCCTTTATTGAAGTTTTTCAGGTTATCTTCACGAATATGGAAAACCGCCCAAGCTCGCCCCATATCAATCACCGTCACAACAGGGAATCCTTGTGGTGCTAGCTCCCCAGCATGAAGTAAAACTTGAGACACTTCACCATTGTAATGACTCATAATTTTTGTTTCAGCGACATAAGCTTCAACTTCAGCAACGGCTCCTGCAGCCATATTCGCTTTACCCTGTGCTGCCACTTTAGTCTCTTGACGTGCGCCCTCTTTCGCCATTTGATACATTTGATAAGCCGCTTGCTCTGTATATTTAGCTGCTTGCCATTGAGTATAAGCCTCATCACTCTTCTGCTCAGCCACGACACCGTCGTTATAAAGGTTACTGATACGCTTATAGGTTTTATCCCATAATGCTGCAGCTGCTTTGGCTTTTTGCCATTGATCTTCTGCTGCAGAAATTTGTTGAACACGAGCACCATTATTGGCCTCTTGAGCTAATGCACCCGCAGCTTGTTGTCCTGCTTTAGCTTGTTGTAGTTTTGCCGCCACTTCAGGGCTATTTAGAGTAAAGATTAATTGATCTTGTTTAACTTCATCCCCTTTCTTCACTAGAACATCTTCAATACGACCGGGGATCTTTGATGAAATACTGTATTGTTGAGCTTCAATCTGTCCTTGAATACGAGTAGGCTGCGGTTGATAGGCAAGCCAAAATTGATAACCAAGCCAGATAACCAGCACCGCAATAACAGCAATAATTGCTGCTGGGATTAATTTATTATTTGATGACTTCATAGCGTGATCTCAACTCCACGTTCATTTTGATAAGTATTAAAATTATTCATCTCACCACTGATAGCCAGTAGTCGAGTTAAAGAGAGGACATATTGGTACGCGGCTGCTGAACGTTTTGTTTTCACGCTGGCTAAAAATAGCTCTGCATCAACAACATCTAACGAAGTAAATAAACCTTGGCTAAAACCTTTAACTCGTAGACGGACATTTTCTTCGGCCAAGGCTAAACTCGACTCTAGGCCATCAAATTCTTCTTTAGATTGTTTCGCTTCTCGGTAGGTTTTTTCCACTAAAACAGAGAGATCACGCTCTGCCTGAGCACGTAAATGTTGTACTTGCAAAACAGCACTGTGAGCGGCACGAACTTTTCCAGAACGGCCAGATGAGTCAATAAGAGGAATATTAACTCCAACTCCCACAGCCCAATCAGGTTTAATATCCGACGCTAATGAATCATCTTCATACAGATCATGCGTTCCGTAGAGATAAACCTCAGGATAGTATTTGCCTTTTTCTACTTTTATTAGCCCTTCAGCTTGCTTCTTTTTTGCATCAAGAATACCTAAACCTGGGTATGATACTAGCGTTTGATCGATGAAAGCTTCCATTGGAGGAAGAGAAGGGTTAGTGAATAACCTAGAAGTTGGGACGGCTTGATCTTGCTGTTGTAACATGTTGGTCAATGCGATTTGTGCGATCTCTAATCCGCGTTCCGCTTTGCGACGATCAATTTTAGCTTGGTCATAAGAGACCTCGGCTTTGAGTCGTTCGACTTTGGCTATTTGGCCTTGTTGCTCCAGTTTCTTCGCATCGTCTAAATGTTTTTTTAGACCGGCTTCGACTTCTTTGTAAGTGGTTACTACCTGTTGAGAAAGCACCACACCAAAATAGACTTTACTAAGATCTTCGAAACGCGCCTGCTGTTCCATCGCTAAAATTGCACTGGCTTCTTTGGTTTGATTTTCGGCAATATCTTGAGCGGCAAGAATCCGCCCACCGGTAAAAATCGGCCAAACCGCACGGATTGATGAGGTGAAGATATCTTGGTCTGTGAAATCAGTAACAGTATTCCCCCTGCAATCCCAAGAGCTCCACCTAAGGCACCTAAATTTAAATCTTGTGCATCTAATGAAACCGGTTTTTGCAAGTGAGTATAATTAGCACCAATGGAGATATTGGGAAGATAAAGGTCTGATGCTGCATCTTGCATATTTTGCGCACGTTCAACGCCTGCTCTTTTTGCGGCTAACGCATCACTATTATTGGCGACTTGGCTCCAAGCTTGAGAAAACGAGAAGCTATTAGCCAATACAGGAAAAGTTAAACTTGTGCTACATAAAATACCTAACGGTATCAGCCAACGTTTTGATTTCACATTTATTCCTATTAGATTAACATAACCGAGACAGTTTAGAGTAAAAGCTCTAAAGATTCATCTCTTTTTTATCTTTAGATCCAAAAATAGAGCTAACATATAAAAATAGTTGATAGTTAATTTCATTATAGTCTAGGTTTTTATGGAATGAGGCTTGAGCAAAAAATGTAAGTTTAATCTCATCACTTAACTCGCTGTTATTTAATGTGATATATCCCCTTCAGACTTGAAGTCGCTAGGTTAGGTTTATAATAATGGCTGCACTTGCTCGCCCCAATCATAGCGTAACCTATACTCATGGGGCCTCATTCACTTGCTGCCTACTAGCAACGCCAATTATTTTAGGGATAGAAATGAACTTGAAATAAAGAGAGGAGGAAGTATAAAAAAGTTAAATAATAAAAAGGTTAAAAAGAACATGCCCAATTAACCCTATTCAACTATTTAGTTAGCGGAGTTGTTGATACTTTCGATATTTATCAATCGTCGCAATTATTAATACAATAGCAAAAAAGGACCCACAAAGAATGAAGGTAAACTGTGACTCTAAAACGTTAATTTTGGGAAAGTGCACTAAACCTTCGATTAAGCGTCCAGATACAACCACAAATTGCAAAATTGAAATAAAGAATGAATCCATAATGACATAAAAAGCTAAAATCGAGATATAGGCCAACGTTGTTAGCAGAGGTTTATAAATCGGAAAAGGGAAGGAAAGGATATAGATAAGGGTGATACCGAATAAAATCAGGTCGACCTTTTTAATTGGTTTCATTATTAAATTTTTAACTCTTCTATTTTTTGCGACATTCTACCCATTTTATAAAACTAATCAATAATTACTTATTTTAGCTCAATGCCAGTAACTTCATCTGAGTTTATACGAAAAAGCAGCTTGATAACTCATATCAAGCTGCTTTCTTTAGATTTAAAAACTACCCAAGTTAACCTTTAACGCCCCCCGCGGTTAAACCACCCACTAAATAACGTTGTGCCAATAAGAAAACACTGGTAATAGGCAATGCTGACATCACTGCCGCAGCAGCAAAATCTCCCCACAAGTAGTTTTGTGGGTATAAATACTGCTGCATCCCAACCGCTAAGGTATAAGAGCTCACATCACGCAATAACAGTGAAGCAACAGGGACTTCTGTAATGGCCGCGATAAATGAAAGGATGAACACAACCGCTAAGATTGGCACAGACAATGGCAGTAAAACCAATCTAAAGGCTTGCCATGGTGTTGCACCATCCAATGCTGCAGCTTCTTCTAATGAAGGGTCAATCGATTCAAAGTAGCCTTTAATCGTCCAAACGTGAAGTGCGATTCCCCCCATATAGGCAAAGATAACCCCCCCGTGAGTATTCATACCCAAGAATGGGATATAAGCGCCTAACTTATCAAACAGAGCATAAAGAGCAACCAATGCTAAAACAGCAGGGAACATTTGCAAAATCAGCATTGATTTAAGAATAAAACCTTTTCCTGCAAATTTCATTCGAGCAAATGCATACGCACAAGTTGTCGAAAGGGCAACAATACCAATAGCCGTTAAACCTGCCACTTTTACTGAGTTCCATAACCATAATAAAACGGGGAATGGAGGTGGTGTGACTGAGCCATCTGCATGTGTGACTGTCATCCCAAGCGCTAACTTCCAATGCTCAAAAGAGATGCTTTTTGGAATAATGTCACCCGTTGCATAATTACCTTCTCGTAGAGAGATCGCAATCACCATCAATAACGGAAACATGATCAACGCAAGGAAACACCATAAACCAACATGCGTCGCTAATAAGCGGTATCTTTCAGATTTTCCTGTCACCATCGCCATAGTAACGCTCCTTATTCTGTGTCTAATTTTGTAAATTTAAGATTAATCAGTGATAAGCCACCAACTAATAAGAAGATAATCGCGGCAATTGCACCAGCTAAACCAAAGTCTTGACCGCCGCCGCCTTCAAAAGCAATACGGTAGGTGTAGCTCACTAATAAATCAGTGTGACCCGCCGGTGTGCTTGTACCAATCATATCTGGCTGCCCATTGGTTAATAACTGAATCAATACAAAATTATTAAAGTTAAAGGCAAAACTAGCAATTAATAACGGTGTTAATGGTTTGATTAACATCGGCAGTGTGATCTTGAAGAAGTTTTGGAATGGGGTTGCACCATCCATTGCAGAGGCTTCATAAAGATCCTCAGGAATCGCCTTAAGTAGACCCATACATAGGATCATAATGTAGGGATAACCTAACCATGTGTTAACCACAACAATCATGGTTTTCGCTAGAATGGGATCGGTAAACCAGTTTGGGCTAATACCGAAAATCCCTTCTAACAACTGATTTATCTCACCAAAGCTCTGGTTAAATAAGCCTTTAAAGATAAGAATCGAAATAAACGCAGGCACCGCATAAGGTAAAATAAGTAGTACCCGATAGATCGCTTTTCCCTTCAATGCTTCCCACTGAACGATACAGCCTAACACCATTCCGACAATCGTCGTCAATACAACCGTTAATGCAGAGAAAACAACCGTCCAGACAAAAATACTAAAGAAAGGCCCTTGTATCCCTGGATCGGTAAAGATACGGGTAAAGTTTTCCCAACCAATATTAACGACAAAACCTGGGGCTAATGGTTTACCGACAAATTCACCATTCTCATAAGCTTGGTAATTACCCGTCTCCCAGTTTGGTTTTAAAACTTCGCCATTTTTTTGGTTAACAAACGTTTCGTTGTCATCTTGTAATAGATAAAGTGGCATTACTTGACCGAATTTTCTCAGCCCAGACATCACTAAATCGTGGTTATTTGGTCCTTTTACCGTAATCTCTTTTAATGCATTTCGATTTTTAATCACTACTTTTAATGGTGCTTTAGTACCCTGTAGCTGATCGGTTTTCTCGGTTGTTAGAGGAGTAGGTTGAGTCTGATGCAAAGCGAAAGGTGCCGTTTGAAAGCGCTCATCTCCTTGCTTAATAACAATCGAGCTTAAGTCACCTTGTTGGTAAAGGTCAAAACCAAAGCTATTACCCGCTTGATAAGTCTGTTGTTGGAAGACCGATTGCGCTCGTTCGAAACTGAGTTGGTTTGCACCACTGTAGTTAGTAAATGCTAACCCTATTGTATAAACCAGAGGGAAGATAACGAACAAAATCATCCCAGCAACACCCGGATAAATATAACGATGAGCGTAGGTCTTTCTATTAGCAAAAACAAAAACGCCTAAAGAGGCTAGCACAAGAGTTAACAGTGCAAATATGTACTCACCTTGCATATACATTAGAATGATCGCATAGCCATTAATGATGCTGATCAAACCTAATGTCGCCCATTTCAACCAATTTTTATGACTACTTTTTTTCAACGCTTGGTCTGTATTTGACGCTGAGGCTGGTGATGAGTTCATCGGTAAATCCTTTCTCGCTTTAAATTAAAATTAGGGGCGACCTCTAGCTCACTTCAAATAATATTAAACCTTGAAGAAAGAAAATAAGTCGCCCCAAAATCACAGGGTTAAATTAACCTAATGTGATCGTTTTATTTCTTAAGAATACGCTCTTTTGCCGTAGCAAGTGCTTCATCAACACTTTGACGACCATTGACTGCATTAATAATAGCTGCTTTTTCTGCATACCAGAAACCTGACATTTCAGGAATATTTGGCATAATTTCACCATTTTGAGCATTGGCCATTGTTGCTGCAATACGAGGATCTTTTTCTAAAACGGTTTCGTATGACTTAAGTGCAACCGCGCCTAGTGGCTTATCATCATTCACTTGCTTCAGACCATTATCTGTTAATAGGTAGTTTTCTAGGAACTCTACCGCTAGATCTTGGTTTGGTGACGCTGAACTAATACCCGCACTTAATACACCAACGAAAGGCTTAGATGGTGAACCATTTAATGTTGGTAGTGTTGTTACACCATAATTAATACCCGCTTTCTCTACATTGCCCCATGACCATGGACCATTGATTGTCATTGCAACTTCACCTTTGTTGAATGATGCTTCTGCAATTGAGTAATCGGTATCTGCAGCGATAACGCCATTGTTAACCATATCAACAATAAAACCTAAACCACGCTTAGAGCCGGCGTTATCAACACCAACATCTTTTGCATCATAGCCATTTGCTGTTGCTTTGAAGGCATAACCACCATCAGCGGCAATAACAGGCCAAGTGAAATACGGTTCTTGTAGATTCCACATGATCGCTTTTTTGCCATCGGCTTGCAGTTTCTTATCTAAAGCCGCAACTTCTTCCCATGTTTTCGGTGCTGTCTTTATAAGATCTTTGTTATAGATAAGAGAAAGTGCTTCAACTGCGACTGGATAACCAATATATTTACCTTCGTAGCTCACTGAATCCCAAGTAAAGTCATAGAACTTCTCTTTAAACTCTGCAGAAGGTTTAATTTCAGTAAGAAGACCGGCTTTTGCATAGCCACCGAAACGGTCGTGTGCCCAAAAGACGATATCAGGACCATCACCAGAAGATGCAAGCTGAGGGTATTTCTCTTCCATTTTATCAGGATGTTCTACCGTCACTTTAATACCAGTGTCGGCTTCAAATTGCTTACCAACCTCAGCAAGACCGTTATAACCTTTGTCGCCGTTAATCCAGATTGTTAACTGGCCTTCTTCAATTGCAGCATGTGCACTAACTGAACCTAAAGCAACCATGGTGCAAAGTGCAGCAGTTGTAAGAACTCTCTTCATTGTAAAAATCCTTATTAATGATTAAATATAAATGTGAATCTATTCAGTACTACTATCTTCTAATAATTTTCACTCAACATCCTCCTCCTATCATCTACTCCCTCTCAGATCAGTAATAAAAATGTGATAGGCGTCACCAAGATGAGACTAAATAGTCATAGAACTGCTAAATTACTCTCAAATATGAACCAATTTACGTAAATTAGGTAATATATGAGTAAAGTGACTCATCCCCTCGATTTTCTAAATAAGGAGGATGAAATTAGCTGATTTTATTGGCAATATTCTCAAAAATGGTAATAACAAAAAAATTAACAGTAGTAAATCGGTCTCTGCAATGATCATTTACTGCCTGTTCAAAGCAGAAGAGTGAGGGAAATACCCATGGCAAATGTGACGCTAAAGAATGTCTGTAAAGCGTATGGTGATGTAGTTATCTCTAAAAATGTTGATTTAGAGATTGAACAAGGCGAGTTTGTGGTATTCGTTGGCCCATCAGGCTGTGGTAAATCAACGCTATTACGTTGTATTGCTGGACTTGAAGATATCACGTCTGGTGACCTATATATTGGTGATAAGAGAATGAATGATATTCCTCCATCGCAACGCGGTGTCGGTATGGTCTTCCAATCTTATGCTCTCTATCCTCATTTAAATCTTCATGACAATATGTCGTTTGGATTAAAATTAGCAAAAGCTGATAAAACTGAAATCGAAAACCGTGTCAATCATGCCGCGGAGATTTTACAACTGACACCTCTTTTAGAACGTAAACCTAAAGCCTTATCTGGTGGGCAACGTCAACGTGTTGCCATTGGTCGTACGTTAGTTTCTCAGCCCGATGTATTCTTATTAGATGAGCCACTATCAAACTTAGATGCAGCACTTCGTGTTCAAATGCGTATTGAGATTGCAAAACTTCATAAACGCCTTGGCTCAACGATGATCTATGTCACTCATGATCAAATTGAAGCGATGACCATGGCCGATAAAATCGTTGTTTTAGATGCGGGATGGGTTTCTCAAGTAGGTAAACCATTAGAACTTTACCATTATCCGAAAAACCGTTTTGTTGCTGGCTTTATTGGCTCACCAAAAATGAACTTTATTAATGTCTTTATTGAAGAAGTAGAAGACCAACGCGTATTAGTTCAACTGACTTCTGGTGCTTCATTCTGGATCCCTGTAGAGGGCTCAACAGTACAACGAGGCTCTCGCATGTCTCTGGGGATTCGTCCGGAGCATTTGGTACCCGCAGAAGAAGGGGACGCAAAAGTAATAGGGAGTGTATTGGTAACAGAACAATTAGGTAATGAGACTCAAGTCTATCTTGAAGTTAAAGAAGCAGATGCGAGCATTATCTACCGTCAACCAGATACTTTAATCATTGATGCGACAAAACCGTATTCAATCGGTATTCCTGCTCACCGTTGTCACTTGTTCCACGAAGATGGCACTGCTTGCCAGCGTCTATATAAAGAAATTACCGCTTAAATTTCTTTACTATTTTGGCACCCAACTCGATTTATGAAATCCAGTCGTCGAGTTGGGTGCATTTTTCCTTTTTTACTCTCTCAATTTCATTCATCTCATCCTCATTCCCAATCTTAAACTAAACTTACTCTTAACAAACTTAGGCATAGCAAAAACAGACTCAACCAAAAGTGTGTTAACCACGTTTTTTAAGAGGTGAATATGAAAGTAGGTATTTATTGGTTTAGCAATGATCTCCGTTGTCATGATAACCGACTTCTCAACCTCGCGACCCAGACAGTTGATGTCTTAATTTGTATATATTGCTTACCCAAAATCACCCCTTTTCTAAAACACTTTTCACAACAAATGCACTTTGGCGCACAAAAACTACGTTTTCAGCACCAGTCCTTAATACAACTACAACATGATCTACAACAACGCAAACAGCATTTATTGATTTACCAACAAACACCGAGTGAAGTCATTGCATCTTTGATTAAAGAGTTATCAGTTTCAGATCTATTTTGTCATTATCATGCTGGTTATGATGAACAACAACAGCAATTAAAAGTAACCACTCGGTACCCATCATTAACCGTTCACAAATATGAAAACAGTACTATTCTCACTGAATCTCAATTGCCTTACCCTTTGACTGAGATTCCAAGAACTTTTACTCAATTTAGAAAAAGTATTGAGTCGATAGCAACCTTGCCCCCCATCAAAGAGCAAGCTATTTATCCCCACTATTTAATACCAAAAACCATATCGCCATTGAACTTAGATGAGCCTACCTTTATTGAATCCTCACGACAAAAAAAGGATCAAGAGTTATATTTTCAAGGAGGAGAGCAGGCAGCATTAGCCCATATTGAGCACTATTTTTCAGGTTCTTATGCAAGCTCTTATAAAGAAACGCGTAATGAATTTGATGGTATTAACAACTCTACAAAATTTTCTCTTTGGTTAGCAAATGGAAACCTTTCAGTCAGACTTATTAAGCAAAGGTTGGAAGAATATGAATTACAAAAAGGAGCAAACCAATCGACATATTGGATTTTATTTGAGCTTCTTTGGCGAGAGTTCTTCTATTGGCAAGCATTAAAAAACAGTCAACAGCTGTTTTTAACACCTAACTCGCAAAGATTAAAAAGGTTAACGCCACACCAACAGCTTAATTTAACGGCATGGCAAAAAGGGAAAACACCATCCACACTGATCAATGCTTGTCTAAACCAATTAAACGAAACAGGATACTTATCTAATCGAGGGCGACAATTGGTCGGAAGTTATCTGATTCACGAACTACAAATCGATTGGCGTTTTGGTGCAGCATATTTTGAAACCCAGCTTATTGACTACGATGTCGCATCCAATTGGGGAAATTGGCAATATCTAGCTGGTTTAGGCGCTGCCCCCAATGGTTCTCATCAATTTGATATAATCCAGCAAGCTCAACGTTATGATCCAAAAGGCCATTTCACTAAAAAGTGGACTATTTAACGTAATAGGAAATCATTGGGGTAGCATCATGAAATACAATAGAATAAGACTTATTCTTGGTGATCAATTAAACAGTCAACACTCTTGGTTTACTCAATCAGATGAGGAAACTCTCTACCTTATTGCTGAACTAAAGCAAGAAACTGACTACACCACTCACCATATTCAAAAAGTGTGTGCCTTCTTTGCAGCTATGAGTGCATTTGCTCAAGAAAAACAAGATCAAGGCCATCATGTTCTTCATCTTACCCTTGATGAAACCTGTGCTTTTTCAGATTTACCGACTTTAATTAATTATTATCTTGAGCTCTATCAGGCAAAGAGTTTTGAATACCAGCAACCAGACGAATACCGATTAGCCGAGCAGTTAGCATGTTTTGCTTCTCAATTATCGCTATCAAAAAATCTCAGTAACATTGAAATAAAAAAAGTTGATACTCAACACTTCTACCTGTCATTAGCTGAAATTGAACAACAATTTACTAA contains:
- the malE gene encoding maltose/maltodextrin ABC transporter substrate-binding protein MalE — encoded protein: MKRVLTTAALCTMVALGSVSAHAAIEEGQLTIWINGDKGYNGLAEVGKQFEADTGIKVTVEHPDKMEEKYPQLASSGDGPDIVFWAHDRFGGYAKAGLLTEIKPSAEFKEKFYDFTWDSVSYEGKYIGYPVAVEALSLIYNKDLIKTAPKTWEEVAALDKKLQADGKKAIMWNLQEPYFTWPVIAADGGYAFKATANGYDAKDVGVDNAGSKRGLGFIVDMVNNGVIAADTDYSIAEASFNKGEVAMTINGPWSWGNVEKAGINYGVTTLPTLNGSPSKPFVGVLSAGISSASPNQDLAVEFLENYLLTDNGLKQVNDDKPLGAVALKSYETVLEKDPRIAATMANAQNGEIMPNIPEMSGFWYAEKAAIINAVNGRQSVDEALATAKERILKK
- a CDS encoding DASH family cryptochrome; its protein translation is MKVGIYWFSNDLRCHDNRLLNLATQTVDVLICIYCLPKITPFLKHFSQQMHFGAQKLRFQHQSLIQLQHDLQQRKQHLLIYQQTPSEVIASLIKELSVSDLFCHYHAGYDEQQQQLKVTTRYPSLTVHKYENSTILTESQLPYPLTEIPRTFTQFRKSIESIATLPPIKEQAIYPHYLIPKTISPLNLDEPTFIESSRQKKDQELYFQGGEQAALAHIEHYFSGSYASSYKETRNEFDGINNSTKFSLWLANGNLSVRLIKQRLEEYELQKGANQSTYWILFELLWREFFYWQALKNSQQLFLTPNSQRLKRLTPHQQLNLTAWQKGKTPSTLINACLNQLNETGYLSNRGRQLVGSYLIHELQIDWRFGAAYFETQLIDYDVASNWGNWQYLAGLGAAPNGSHQFDIIQQAQRYDPKGHFTKKWTI
- a CDS encoding HlyD family secretion protein, coding for MKSSNNKLIPAAIIAVIAVLVIWLGYQFWLAYQPQPTRIQGQIEAQQYSISSKIPGRIEDVLVKKGDEVKQDQLIFTLNSPEVAAKLQQAKAGQQAAGALAQEANNGARVQQISAAEDQWQKAKAAAALWDKTYKRISNLYNDGVVAEQKSDEAYTQWQAAKYTEQAAYQMYQMAKEGARQETKVAAQGKANMAAGAVAEVEAYVAETKIMSHYNGEVSQVLLHAGELAPQGFPVVTVIDMGRAWAVFHIREDNLKNFNKGMTFSAKIPALGEKSHQFTVRHVAVMGDFATWRATDTRKGFDMRTFQIEADPVQPIAGLRVGMSVLVD
- the malF gene encoding maltose ABC transporter permease MalF, with the protein product MNSSPASASNTDQALKKSSHKNWLKWATLGLISIINGYAIILMYMQGEYIFALLTLVLASLGVFVFANRKTYAHRYIYPGVAGMILFVIFPLVYTIGLAFTNYSGANQLSFERAQSVFQQQTYQAGNSFGFDLYQQGDLSSIVIKQGDERFQTAPFALHQTQPTPLTTEKTDQLQGTKAPLKVVIKNRNALKEITVKGPNNHDLVMSGLRKFGQVMPLYLLQDDNETFVNQKNGEVLKPNWETGNYQAYENGEFVGKPLAPGFVVNIGWENFTRIFTDPGIQGPFFSIFVWTVVFSALTVVLTTIVGMVLGCIVQWEALKGKAIYRVLLILPYAVPAFISILIFKGLFNQSFGEINQLLEGIFGISPNWFTDPILAKTMIVVVNTWLGYPYIMILCMGLLKAIPEDLYEASAMDGATPFQNFFKITLPMLIKPLTPLLIASFAFNFNNFVLIQLLTNGQPDMIGTSTPAGHTDLLVSYTYRIAFEGGGGQDFGLAGAIAAIIFLLVGGLSLINLKFTKLDTE
- the malG gene encoding maltose ABC transporter permease MalG, with product MAMVTGKSERYRLLATHVGLWCFLALIMFPLLMVIAISLREGNYATGDIIPKSISFEHWKLALGMTVTHADGSVTPPPFPVLLWLWNSVKVAGLTAIGIVALSTTCAYAFARMKFAGKGFILKSMLILQMFPAVLALVALYALFDKLGAYIPFLGMNTHGGVIFAYMGGIALHVWTIKGYFESIDPSLEEAAALDGATPWQAFRLVLLPLSVPILAVVFILSFIAAITEVPVASLLLRDVSSYTLAVGMQQYLYPQNYLWGDFAAAAVMSALPITSVFLLAQRYLVGGLTAGGVKG
- the malK gene encoding maltose/maltodextrin ABC transporter ATP-binding protein MalK, whose protein sequence is MANVTLKNVCKAYGDVVISKNVDLEIEQGEFVVFVGPSGCGKSTLLRCIAGLEDITSGDLYIGDKRMNDIPPSQRGVGMVFQSYALYPHLNLHDNMSFGLKLAKADKTEIENRVNHAAEILQLTPLLERKPKALSGGQRQRVAIGRTLVSQPDVFLLDEPLSNLDAALRVQMRIEIAKLHKRLGSTMIYVTHDQIEAMTMADKIVVLDAGWVSQVGKPLELYHYPKNRFVAGFIGSPKMNFINVFIEEVEDQRVLVQLTSGASFWIPVEGSTVQRGSRMSLGIRPEHLVPAEEGDAKVIGSVLVTEQLGNETQVYLEVKEADASIIYRQPDTLIIDATKPYSIGIPAHRCHLFHEDGTACQRLYKEITA